TCTGTATCTGACGTCAGGTCTGTTGACAAATTACAAGCAACGGGAGGGAAATCAATGAAAATTATTTTACTTAACATTTCTTTCATTTTGCTAATATTTCAACAGCTACCGGCCGAATACACCGATACTCTCACATTGGAAGCTTGTATCTTGAATTCACTCCCGATAGGCTGGGGAACTCTGTATCAATGTGAGATACATAAAATAATTGAGGGAGAACAGCCTGACATAGACAGCGTTTTTACTATGAGCGCTTCCGTCGGAGGGGAGCATATTTACGAAGACGTCCACTTTCTATCTGTTGGTGAAATTTACTTAATAAAATTTGTCAAAACTGATATTACTAGTGACAAACCTTACATCCCCGCAGGAACAACCGGATTCGTTGATAAAAATGGATTTATCTGGATTATTACAGAACTTCAAAAGACGGAATGAATAAACGTATCAGTTTAGAATCAATATTTTTCCAGTGATTACATCCTCATCCGTCAATATTTGAAAATAATATATTCCTGAACTAAATCCGCTGAGATCAATTTTTATCTCATTCAAGCCATTTGTCACAGATTCCATTGTTATCCTGCGGACAAATCTTCCTGTTACGTCGACGATGTTGAATACAGCACCGGAAGAATAGTCGCTGAAAAAACTCACAATGATAAAAGAACCTGCAGGATCAGGTGATATCCAGGCGATAGGGAATTCATTCGGAAAGGAATTGATTTCTTCAACAGATCCGGGATTTGAACCATTTTGATAATGAAAACCCATGTCGACAACACCGCTGTCAAAGATTTCATCTGTACGGGTAGTCATGGAGTCCATGCCCAAAAACGCCGAACTGTAACTGCCCGCGTCGACACAAGGGCTTTGCTGGATCTGACCCGCCATGGTCTGACTGAGATAGAAATCACCTTCCGGACCGACCGTGAAGATCGGATTCTCACTTATATTTCCCGTTCCGTTCCATCCCTCCTCCACGCAACAGTAATAGACGTTTGCACTGCTGCCGGTTGCAGGATCGAGAAATATCTGGTTGCCTTGTGAAGTCGAAGAGTTGTTTCCCCAAACAATACAATCTCTTATGACGGGAATAGTAGTGCTCTGATTCAGCACGTAGATTCCTCCACCTTCAAGATATGAAAGGTTTCCGAAAAAAGTGTTGTCAGCGATGTTCGACCCGTCGTACCTGACGTAAATCCCGCCGCCGGTCGGAGCCTGATTTCCGTAAACAAGATTATTCTTGACAACCTGTTGAGTTCCGTATTGGCAAATCCACAGGCAGATTCCTCCTCCTCCCCAGTAAGTCGACGATGTAACAGTGTTGAAGCGTATCACGTTGTTCTTAATTTTTACCCGGCATTGGTTAACGTATATACCTGCGCCGCTGTGCCCGGTTGTGTTGTACTCAAAGAGGTTGCCCGATATT
This is a stretch of genomic DNA from candidate division WOR-3 bacterium. It encodes these proteins:
- a CDS encoding T9SS type A sorting domain-containing protein: MTVLIQCLLISNIICIPQDYANFYSAIGASQNGDTVLVSPGTYRGFGNRDLSFEGKAILIRSEFGPESTIIDLEADSTDPHRAFSFTSGEDSFSVLDGFTITRGNAYGMNGNRGGGIYIDNCSPKIVNCIFSYNVADMGGAIYSIYYGDPIIRNCRIHHNSSVQNGAGITLDGWTGGICEAEISGNLFEYNTTGHSGAGIYVNQCRVKIKNNVIRFNTVTSSTYWGGGGICLWICQYGTQQVVKNNLVYGNQAPTGGGIYVRYDGSNIADNTFFGNLSYLEGGGIYVLNQSTTIPVIRDCIVWGNNSSTSQGNQIFLDPATGSSANVYYCCVEEGWNGTGNISENPIFTVGPEGDFYLSQTMAGQIQQSPCVDAGSYSSAFLGMDSMTTRTDEIFDSGVVDMGFHYQNGSNPGSVEEINSFPNEFPIAWISPDPAGSFIIVSFFSDYSSGAVFNIVDVTGRFVRRITMESVTNGLNEIKIDLSGFSSGIYYFQILTDEDVITGKILILN